A stretch of the Hydra vulgaris chromosome 09, alternate assembly HydraT2T_AEP genome encodes the following:
- the LOC136084620 gene encoding uncharacterized protein LOC136084620: protein MAIIKKYGKPNLFITFTYNPKWCEITENLYSSQTANDTPDLVIRVFKLKLNNILFDIFKHSVLRKVVTHVQVIELQKRGLPHAHILLHFANDDNLETAHDINNFISAEILDPIVKRDLYDVVKTCMIHGPCGILNPNSPCIKDRVCSKNYPKEFNANTVAVHNGYPCYRRRDNGLVINIKGNNVDNRWVFIILYVLKFIYLKIN, encoded by the coding sequence atggctataattaaaaagtatggtaaaccaaatctttttattactttcacTTACAACCCAAAATGGTGCGAGATAACTGAAAATCTATATTCAAGTCAGACAGCAAATGATACACCTGACTTAGTTATTCGAGTATTCAAActcaaattaaataacattCTCTTTGACATTTTTAAGCACAGTGTATTAAGGAAAGTTGTAACACATGTTCAGGTTATTGAACTTCAAAAGCGTGGTTTGCCACATGCTCATATTTTACTTCACTTTGCAAATGATGATAACCTTGAAACAGCTCATgatatcaataattttatatcagCAGAAATTCTAGATCCGATTGTTAAACGAGACCTTTATGACGTCGTTAAAACTTGCATGATTCACGGTCCATGTGGCATACTGAATCCAAATTCTCCCTGCATAAAAGATAGGGTGTGCAGCAAAAACTATCCTAAAGAATTTAATGCTAACACAGTAGCAGTTCATAATGGTTATCCATGCTACAGACGTCGTGATAATGGTTTggttatcaatattaaaggTAACAATGTCGATAACCGCTGggtgtttattatattatacgtCTTAAAGTTTATCTACCTGAAAATCAATTAG